The sequence gagacactaatgtgaaagaatatatgtacccctatgttcattacagtgttttttacaatagccaagatgtggaagtaACCCGTGTCCGTCCGTAGATGAGCTGATAAAAGAGCCATGGTAcatttacccaatggaatactactctgctgtaaaaggaaaaacaatcccCTTCTGTCatagcatggatgggcctggagaacattatgctaagtgaaataagccagtcaaagaaagagaaatgttttttaaaagaggatgCCTGTCTAAATTATAAATGGCATACCCTTGTATGGATTCAGTTCAGGGGCTTATTCTAGAAGAGTATGTGAACTGTAGTTCAATTGAAACAATTTACTTACCTACACACACTTTACAGAAAATAAACAGTAACCTGTCATAAAGTATTAGCAATAAATATCTTGACTTAAAAAATGGAGATTTTACACAATTTTTTTGTAATACACTCTCTAAGCTGAAAGGAGTGGTGAATTTCTAGAATGAGAGACTGTTTCCCTGTGTCAGATGGTGCTGAAGTGTCACGTATGATGTAGACAGTCTTAACCATTGGATTCAGCATTGTGGAGGACACTGTGACATGCAGTGTCATGGCATAGGAAAACTGTCTGACTCGggtaagaggaagaaaaatagagaagGACATTGAGTCGTGAATGTATAGACAACTCTTTCAAGGTCTTTTACtgtgatggagagagagaaagaaggagaagtagaataggaagaggaaggagaggaagagagggaggaggaaaagaaagataagagggagacaggggaaagggggaggaggagggcagagaaCAAATGACAGGGGAATGTGGATGGCAGAGGTTTTTGCCTGCTTCCCTCACTTCTCTCCCAATCTCTTTACCACATCATGTCTGAATCAAACCAGGAAAGAATAGTCTAGTTATTACCCATAATGTAACTCTTTTCAAAGACCTCTGTAGAGTATAGactagaaatgaattaaaaaggtAACTGGTGTATTTCTCAGACTCTGAGTAAGAAAACTCACCAAGGCACAAAGAAATTCATCTCTCTTATTTATCAAAGACTTTAAAGAGCAACTGTTCTCCACCTACTAGGGCTTCTAAAGCTCACCTCATGTACAGCTAAAAATGCTGAGGAAACAGTAGCTTGTTTCCTTTTCCCAAAGTCATATTGTTTTGGAAAGCAAGACATAAGTAATTTGGTCTCTGATCTGTTTGGTCTTGATCCCATAAATGATGGGATTTAGCATAGGAGGTATCAGAATGCAGACATTGGCAAGGAGTACATTAATGTGGGGTGAAATGTGGTGTCCAAAGCGGTGAGTGAGGGTTGAGAAGATCCCAGGACCATAAAAAAGGATAATGACACAGACATGGGAACCACAAGTGTTGAGAGCTTTGTGGCGAGCCTGTCGGGAAGGGATGCGGAAGACAGCACGGAGAATAAGCATATATGAAACACAAATTAGTATAACATCTAAAATCACTGTTGACATGAGGACGAAAAATCCATACCAAATGTTTATGCGTATGTCATCACAGGCATACTTGGCCAACCCCATGTGCTCACAACCAGTGTGTTGAAGAATGTTAGTTCTGCAAAAAGTCAGTCTTTTCAGAAGAAATATCATGGGGAATACTGTACAGTAACTTCTCAGAAAGATAGTCAGACCAATTTTCCCAATCAGCACATGAGTAAGAATGGTGGTGTATCTCAGCGGGTAGCATATGGCAATGTAGCGGTCTAATGCCATCACCAGCAGGATCCCTGACTCAGAGATGTAAGTGCAGTGGATGAAGAAGAGTTGAGTGATGCAGCGATCCAGGGAGATCTCCTGAGCATGGAACCAGAAGATGGCCAAGGCCTGAGGCACTGTGCACGTGGAGAGGACAATGTCTGCTCCGGCCAGCATGCAGAGGAAGAGGTACATGGGTTCATGGAGGCTGCTCTTTGTGAGGATAAGGAAGATGAGCAAGCTGTTCCCCAGCAAGGCGATGACATAGGAAACGAAGAAGGGGATGGAAATCCACACGTGCTGGTCCTCAAGGCCAGGGATGCCCAGCAAGTAGAAGACTGTGTAGCTCACATCAGTGTGGTTTAAGGTAGTCATACCTGGAGTATATGACTTGGGACCTCACTTTCTGTTTGTAGAGAAATCAACATTTCAGATTGTACTCAAACTTTATAGCACTTATCTGATTCTTTTCCATATTTAGTTCCAAGAACAACTAGGATAACAAAATGAGTAGGGTATTGTCGTTTTTCCTCCCAGTGAGGTAACAATCTTAGAGAGGAATAGATGTTTATAAAGCCTACAaaacaatatgctaagtgaacaTGTTAGTGGTAAAAAGATACTATTATAGGAACCCAACAGAATGGCTAATTCAATCTACTTGGGTATAGGATGCCAGACTGAGAATGGAATGAAGTCATTTGGCATTTTAAAGATAGACTtttgttatataaatatttaatgcattTAAAACAGTGTGTAATCCCGTGTGGTTGTTTCATTGCATCTATAACACAATGGTGAAAAGATCCAAATCAAAGTATATTGTCTGATTACAAATTAACGGGCTTGGATGCTTTCCTAGGAGGAGATATTCAATCACCTTGTGCTTTAAATTGGAGAGCATTAGATATTACTCTGCTGACTTAATGTCAGACAAAGGTCTTAATATTCTCAAATATTTACTCTACGTCCCATAGTCCTTtagtttattcttcattttatccCCTATAGGGTTACTCCACATTATTATATAATTGCTCACCTGCATCAAATGTAGTCTTCATAGCCTAAGATGTGGTGAATGTGGATTGTCAGGCATCGGGAGCAGAGATTTTTATGTGTTTGCCTGAAGACTCCAGGGGAGGCCAGTACCTCAGGGAACTCAGATTTGCTTTTAACAACAACCCCTCCATTGCATACACATGGGTCAAGTCATTATGGCTCTTTATGTCTGCTAATACCACCTCTCCAGTACAACTCCATCCCTGGATTGGGTGTGCACATATGTTATTTCCAATGAATAACATGTAGGGTCATTACATCAAATATTTCTGCTTATGTTTTAATGAGAATTAGtaaata is a genomic window of Myotis daubentonii chromosome 9, mMyoDau2.1, whole genome shotgun sequence containing:
- the LOC132242083 gene encoding olfactory receptor 52B4-like, with the protein product MTTLNHTDVSYTVFYLLGIPGLEDQHVWISIPFFVSYVIALLGNSLLIFLILTKSSLHEPMYLFLCMLAGADIVLSTCTVPQALAIFWFHAQEISLDRCITQLFFIHCTYISESGILLVMALDRYIAICYPLRYTTILTHVLIGKIGLTIFLRSYCTVFPMIFLLKRLTFCRTNILQHTGCEHMGLAKYACDDIRINIWYGFFVLMSTVILDVILICVSYMLILRAVFRIPSRQARHKALNTCGSHVCVIILFYGPGIFSTLTHRFGHHISPHINVLLANVCILIPPMLNPIIYGIKTKQIRDQITYVLLSKTI